The DNA window gagggacctgagcaaagatttgattcagaggctgagaaaggactacagatgctgttagattctgacctccttgcattcAAACGcgtttttctggagctatagaggtccaactggcgtgctctcaattggtCTAAAAATctaacatcttgggcttttcagaaatatataatagtccatactttgcttgagatttgatggcctaaactggcattaaacgccagctagaGACCCTTTTTTGGCGTAAAACGCTAGAACTTGCACCagagctagagttaaacgcccaaactggcacccaaactggcgtttaactccaagaatggcctatgcacgtgaaagcttcaaagctcagcccaaaaactcaccaagtgggtcccggaagtggatttctgcacttagttactcattttttgtaaacctcggttactagtttagtataaaaactacttttagggattCATTTTGaaactcatgacatttttacatctcatattgtatctctacggcatgagtctctaaaccccataggtgggggtgaggagctctgctgtgtttcaatgtattaatgcaattactattgttttctattcaatcacgcttgcttctgttctaagatactcacttgtacttcaatatgaagaatgtGATGAGCCGTGACACTCAGCATCATTCCCaaacttatgaacgtgtgcttgacaaccacttccgttctatctgagCTTAACGTAGTTATTGAGCgacagcttgagtgtgtatctcttgggtttctaatccacgagtttgacttgcttctcctgacaacagagcattcaaactcgtgagatcagaaccttcgtgataaaggctagaaccaatcggcagcattcctgagatccagaaagtgtaaaccttgtctgtggtattccgagtaggatctgggacgggatgactgtgacgagcttcaaactcacaaatgttgggcacggtgacagtgtgcaaaaggatagagagattcTATttcaacacaagtgagaaccgatagatgattagccatgcggtagctgtgcctggtatttttcatccaagACGAGAGATACGACAGTTGATTAGATGTACAGAAACcatagctggaccattttcactgagaggacggatggtagccattgacaacggtgatccaccaacatatagcttgccatagaaggagccatgcgtgtttggagaagaagacagtggaaaagtagagattcagaagacagagcatctctgaaacctcaacatgttctccattactgaataacaagtatcattcatttcatgctcttttactttttacaaacgAAATCATCTTTATCACTAATCTCCCgactaagagttacaggataaccataacttgcttcaagccggcaatctccgtgggatcgacccttactcacgtaaggtattacttggacgacccagtgcacttgctggttagttgtaccggagttgtgaaaagtgtgatcacaattccaTGCACCAATGCTCAGACCAGACATTTGCTCAAAACACTACAACAACCTCTTATAATTCATAATAGTCTCTGTCTCCGAAGGACAAACAAAATGGTATCATCTGCAAATTGGAGATGTGATAGTTCAATATGATCTCTCCTGACCAGCAACGGATCAATGCACCCATTCCTTACGGCTTCCTCCAACATCCTATGCAAAGCACCGACCACAAGCACAAACAAAAGAGGTGGGAGGGGATCTCCTTGTCTTATGCCCCTCTCTATTTTGAATGACTTGGATGGGGACCCATTCACCAGGACCGACATAGTGGCCGTACTGACACACTCCTTTCCCCAATTTATCCATCTTTGGCCGAATCCTATCTTCTGTAGCACAATATTCACAAAACTCCATCTGACTCTATCATATGCTTTTTAGAAATCCAGCTTGATAATTGCCGCCTTCTTTCTTTGCGTCTTGAGCCATTGAACCGTCTCATAGGCAATGAGGGCGCTGTCATGAATTTTTCTCCCCTTCACAAAAGAACTTTGTGTCTCTCCTACCAATCCCGACATGACTGACCTCATCCTTCTCACCAAAACCTTCAAAATCACGTTATACACACACCCCACCATACTAATCGGCTGAAAATCCTTGATCTCCTTGGAACCCACAAATTTCGGAGCTAGCGTTACCCACATGACATTCGCATCTGTTGGAAGCTTAGCACTTTGGAAGAACCCCATCACTGCTGCAGTGAACTCCTGACCAATATCCTCCCCGCATTGTTTGATGAAGTTCATATTGTACCCATCACTACCTGGAGTCTTAGAAGATTCACAATCCCAAACTGCCTCCCTAATTTCTTCCACAGATGGCAAAACCCCTAAGGCTTCCGCCTCCGCTCCATCAATCTTCTTCACCAAACCATCCCGAACACCAATCCTCAAAGCATATTTTTGTCGATACAGATCCTTATAAAACCCCCTAATTGCAACCTTTATTCTTGCCTGATTCCTCACTAACCGTCCACCAATCATCAGAGTGTCAATCCTGTTATTCCTTCTTCTAGCCGAGGCGATGTTATCAAAGTATTTAGTATTCTTATTTATGTTCCTAGCATATTGGGACCGTGATATCTGCTTCGAATGGATCTCTTTCCTAACATACCACTTTTCACAAAAGCTCACCAACGCCTTCCTTCTAGCCTTCGTCGTACCGTCATAAATGCAATCACTAACCATATTGTCAAGCCTCTTAATCTCCTCCTCAAACATCATTAGTCTCTTATCCATGTCGCCAAAATTATCCTTGTGCCATTTTCGCAAAGGTACTGTCAAAGCTTTTAGCTTACATGTGAACTGAGCATCTCCCAAATTTCTCCATTCATTTTTGACCACCCTCAGAAAACCCTCATGCGTAAACCAGGAATCCAAACTTCTGAAAGGTCTAGGGCCCCCTCTTACTCTTGTAAGTTCCACAATCAACGGGTAATGATCTGATAGTCCTCTTGGTCCTCCTTTTAGCCGCATATCAGGGAATTTCTCAGTCCACTCTATATTGACCAAAACCCTGTCAATCCGACTACAAGATCGATCTTTGAACCACATGAAGTTCCTATCAATAAGAGATAGGTCCATCAACAGCATATCATGTACCTGACTTTTAAACTCTTCCGCTAACGCCGGTAGTCTAGTCCCCCCCCCCCTTTGCGATCTTCAACTTGCAATATCTCATTAAAGTCTCCCAACAAGCAGAAAGAAACTTGACACAAACCCACAATATAGCTCAACTCCTCTCACACCACCTACTTCTCCTCTCTCCCATGCGCCCCATACACCAGACAATAACCACATCTCTTTTTTCAGCACCAAGCATGACCACTAgattgaaatatttttatctgGTTCTTTAAATTCTTGCTTCTACTTTCTCCACCATAAACAAATCCTCTTTTTGTCGGTATTGATAAGTTTTAGAACCAATAATATAGCATACTCatcatcttatttaaatttaaaaaaaaataaccattTCTACCCACTAATATTTAGAACGCAAATAAAACTATCCACAAAAGAACGAAGCTAAATTTATGCTTATAAAAAAATGAGCTTTGTGCGACAAAACTATTCAACccttaaatttttgttgacttttttttaaattaaccaaATTCTCCAAATTATCCCTTCCATTTATCTTAAATCTCTAACAACACCATCATCTCTTTCTTTCGaaaatccaatttttatatTCCTCCATCACCACCATCATTACCACCAGTATTGCTATCACCTGATTCATATCACAGTTGGCGATATCGCCTCTCCCGCACATTCGAATATCTACACTTGCAAGGAATGGACCAATAACACTATTCGTTTCTACTCACCAATATTAAAGCATCTGATTACAGGTAGCTATCTTTCACCGACATCGAAATTATTGTGTGTGAAAACTTCAACAGGATAAGATATTTTTACGATGAGAGAGATCGACGTCAAGAGCACCGTCGGGATCTCTTGGAAGACGATAAAACCGCTAGTTAAGTCCAACTGCAGTCATCAAATTTCACTCCATTAAAAGTTTTgcctttatttttttaggtatGGATATAAATTTAGTTTTGTTCTTATGTGAATAATTTTGTCAGTATTTTGATTGTGgataaaaatgattattttttttaataaaagagaaCTTTTATGATGTgtggttaaaaaattttttggtgtctcataaaattaattattttttagaattaaaataaaaaattcaaaaataaatcataaactatttattagattaaaatattaatatttatataaaaatacggTAACAAATTCGAATAATTAATCATAATGATGACTAATAAGAATTTAAATTACATGTGGGAACAGCTCACTCACCGATGATTTCTTAAAAATGTGAGATGAAAAACTTCATTACGTTTTGACTTTATTGCCACTTTTTTTAATGGgccttaataaaaataaaataaacaagtcccGTTTCAAATGAGGATTGATGAAATTATCCTTACTCCTTACAACAATGCTCCTCAATCTTATGTCGTTTTACCACTTAAGACTTGAGATTATTATAACCACATAAATATAGAAGGGATTACCTTCACAAAACCTAACTCGCCCGGTTTCTTATTATTATATGATGAAGgagaattaataaataaataaacaaaaacgtCCAATGAATAATGACCAGAATCTAATTCCATCATATTATTATTCGTGTTGGTCTTTTGAGATAAGGATGCATGCACTGCACCATCAAAGTATAAACATTAATTCTTTTCAAACATTATGCTAAATTATTACAGTTTTCGCCTCCTGCATGTGGGTCCCTACGGTGGCTAAACTCAAacaacatttaaaaaatatttataaaattaaaattatacttttcatattttgataaaactttttatttaaatttaaaatattattaaatattaaaaaatattattttaatttttaaatattattaaagttaaataattaccATAACTACGATAAACATCATATTTATTCATGGAgctataaattatatatgttgaATAGCCGCATTAGTTTGAATTATCATGTGGCAGGTAAAACGTTTTACcgaaaattattgaaaatatatttattttatatttattctatgTTAACTGTCAagtacattaaaaattaaaaacatcatTATTATACGCTATCAAAATCagttatcaatataaaatatatgttaaaatataagtacatacatattaaaaataaattaaattatatatatttatatataaatatattagtgactgattttaataACTGATTATAGTGtacgaataatatttttaataataaatatatctaaaaaacATTTGACATATATAGTTAATAAAAACATGACCTCATATTTTATAAAGATgttaagaagaaaataagaagagtaATACagacacaataaaaataataaagatacAAGTTTTTCGACtagacttttaaaaaatttatttttagtaactTAGGTAatcaaaaaagttttttttgttagatctttaaaaaatttgtcaTTGACAACTTAGAtcaaatagataaaattaaaagaattaatacTAAGTATTATTTTAGATCGGATCGTTCAATTTCTTTATATAACAAGTAAAATGAATTACTCATCTTACTTAAATACACATTTATGCATTATAAATACCataaaatttattcataaaaaattgcGTAAAATATCTTATAAATGTACTTAAATAgactattaattaattagtttagaAGTGGACTAAATtttttgagaataaaataataaaatataaaattaaataaaagatatcaCTGTAAAATTAAATCTAACTAATCTAAattagatttgatttgattagattagatcaaatttgatttaaatattaaatatttaaaatttattaattaatttaaataagattttaTCTTCATAAATTAGAgcaaatttaatctaaattttaaGCATCTaaagatataataattaatttaattcatgtttgaTCGTATTAGATtatatcaaatttgatttaaatttaaaatatctaaaaatattattaaataaataaaaatcaaataaaatctttttacaaaccttaaaaataaatttaatttaattttaattaaataaattaaaattttgtatctcTCAANNNNNNNNNNNNNNNNNNNNNNNNNNNNNNNNNNNNNNNNNNNNNNNNNNNNNNNNNNNNNNNNNNNNNNNNNNNNNNNNNNNNNNNNNNNNNNNNNNNNNNNNNNNNNNNNNNNNNNNNNNNNNNNNNNNNNNNNNNNNNNNNNNNNNNNNNNNNNNNNNNNNNNNNNNNNNNNNNNNNNNNNNNNNNNNNNNNNNNNNNNNNNNNNNNNNNNNNNNNNNNNNNNNNNNNNNNNNNNNNNNNNNNNNNNNNNNNNNNNNNNNNNNNNNNNNNNNNNNNNNNNNNNNNNNNNNNNNNNNNNNNNNNNNNNNNNNNNNNNNNNNNNNNNNNNNNNNNNNNNNNNNNNNNNNNNNNNNNNNNNNNNNNNNNNNNNNNNNNNNNNNNNNNNNNNNNNNNNNNNNNNNNNNNNNNNNNNNNNNNNNNNNNNNNNNNNNNNNNNNNNNNNNNNNNNNNNNNNNNNNNNNNNNNNNNNNNNNNNNNNNNNNNNNNNNNNNNNNNNNNNNNNNNNNNNNNNNNNNNNNNNNNNNNNNNNNNNNNNNNNNNNNNNNNNNNNNNNNNNNNNNNNNNNNNNNNNNNNNNNNNNNNNNNNNNNNNNNNNNNNNNNNNNNNNNNNNNNNNNNNNNNNNNNNNNNNNNNNNNNNNNNNNNNNNNNNNNNNNNNNNNNNNNNNNNNNNNNNNNNNNNNNNNNNNNNNNNNNNNNNNNNNNNNNNNNNNNNNNNNNNNNNNNNNNNNNNNNNNNNNNNNNNNNNNNNNNNNNNNNNNNNNNNNNNNNNNNNNNNNNNNNNNNNNNNNNNNNNNNNNNNNNNNNNNNNNNNNNNNNNNNNNNNNNNNNNNNNNNNNNNNNNNNNNNNNNNNNNNNNNNNNNNNNNNNNNNNNNNNNNNNNNNNNNNNNNNNNNNNNNNNNNNNNNNNNNNNNNNNNNNNNNNNNNNNNNNNNNNNNNNNNNNNNNNNNNNNNNNNNNNNNNNNNNNNNNNNNNNNNNNNNNNNNNNNNNNNNNNNNNNNNNNNNNNNNNNNNNNNNNNNNNNNNNNNNNNNNNNNNNNNNNNNNNNNNNNNNNNNNNNNNNNNNNNNNNNNNNNNNNNNNNNNNNNNNNNNNNNNNNNNNNNNNNNNNNNNNNNNNNNNNNNNNNNNNNNNNNNNNNNNNNNNNNNNNNNNNNNNNNNNNNNNNNNNNNNNNNNNNNatatatatatatatatgtatgtatgtaagaatttaatgaataaatttatcattatttttgtccaaaaaatatagtataatattattgtgcaattaataataattattttattttattttatttttggacggAGGACTATTATATCTAAAAGGGAGAAACGTTGGGGATTGATTTATACATTAGTTCTTCTTGAGGACTAAATGTCCGTTTTTTAAATCTTTCGGGACTGATCTAGGTAATTACTCTACCAAAAAATGTATTGGAGACTGATTTGTCTATCGGAGTAAAACCTTGGGGAttgatctgtgtattaatttttcttgggaATTAGAATgtccaattttaaaattcttggggactgatttgggtaattactctaacaagaatattATATGCATACGAAAATTCAATCACCAAATTAATTACATATATTTGTGAGTAAAAAACAAGAATAAGCCATGAAGAGAAAGAATTTACGTGAATAAGCCAAAACAAAATCCGTTTCACCAATCAACCAATGCACAAATATATGTAGTTCGAATCACACTGTTTCGAACCTGGATTGaatgtaattcgaattactatgaaGCCTGAACTAAGCATAAATCGAATTGGGCCAATTCGAATTACTCCatttgtaattcgaatcaagctTATTCGAACTCCTCTCATGCACGCCATGCAACGTAATTCGAATTGACTTAATTCGAATTACTCAAATTATAATTCGAATCAGGCTGGTTCGAACTATAAAGGAGCAGagttgtatatatatgttgtgGACGTGAGTTGCTCTCATTAGAGGGGTAGaatggctagtgaggagagttttgtGGTGTTGGTTCACCACAGAAGATTGATTAAGAGGAAGACACGTTCcggtgtgaagttcactgataaGGATTCTCTTTGTATTATCATGAGGCCTACGGTAAGGTACGATGACCTTGTTAGCACGGTGCTGATGAAACTGGGTCTGGATGGTATGAAACGGATTAAGAAGTTCTTCTATCGCATTCTGATCACGGTGCTCCAAGCCACCGTGAAGTATGATTGTTTCACGATCAGGAGTGATGAAGACTTGAAGGTCATGTTTCAATGTCGCTGTCAGTTTCCGAAAGTGAGGACACCAGAGCTGTTGGCAAAGTTGGTTGATGTGGTATCGAACTCGGGGGATTCGAACTGGAATACCACCACTTTAGCCACGGTAGCCGGTTCTAACTCCAGACCTGCCGTTGCTTCTACATCTGTTCCTGCGTACGAGCCACCCATCCAGCTTGTCCCTCCCCTTCCTTCGCTGTTGATCTCAACGGTAGTGTAGGTGACGAGGTTGGAACATGGGAATTTCAGCCGACCTCTTTACAGTGTGCTGCACCGGGTGGGGTTGGAGAGAAATTTTTGGATGATCCAGAGGACGATGATGTCGAGCCGGATATGATTGATGATGACAGTGGCGATGATATCGGAGCGAGTGATTCTGCTGGGGCGGGAGGTGGTTCTAGCTTTGGCACACAGTAGTACCCTCCACATTTTTCATCCTTAGACTTGGATGCCATGAGGCAGGAGGGGGTTCCGGGGCAGCCTGCTGGGTTTGGCGCTAGGGATGCGGAAGGGTCTCCAGGTTTGACAGAGTTCCAAGTTGGTCAGTAATTTCAGGACAAAGATGAGGCCCTGTTAAGTGTGAAGACTTACAGCATCCGTCGAGGGGTACAGTACAAGGTAGTAGAGTCCGACTATCGCCGGTATGTGGGCAAGTGTTTTGAGTTCGGGAATGGGTGCATATGGTTGATTTGGCTGAGCCTCCGGCAGCGCAAGGGCATTTGGGAGGTCAAACGGTACAATGGACCTCATACGTGTCTGGCCACCTCCATCTCCAATGACCACAGGAGTTTAGATTATCATGTGATATTGGCATTCATTATGCCAATGGTTAGGGCTGATGCATCCGTCAGCATCAAAGTGCTCTTAAATGCCACGACCGCAGACTTTGGGTTTAGGCCGACATACGTGAGGGTCTGGCTGGCGAAGCAGAAGGCTGTTGCCCTCATCTATGGTGACTGGGATGAGTCGTACAACGAGCTCCCTAGGTGGGTGTTAAGAGTCCAGTTGACGATGCCTGGTACTGTTGCAGTCCTTAGGACGAGCCCTGTTCGAGTTGGTAGACAGCTAGACGAGTCTCGAGCTTATTTTCACAGACTGTTTTGGACGTTTCCACCGTGTATTGAGGCATTCCGTCATTGCAAGCCGCTGGTTAGTATTGACAGTACCCATCTGTATGGCAAGTATGGGAGAACGTTGCTTGTGGCTATTGCACAGGACGGGAACTCCAACATACTCCCTGTTGCATTCGCACTAGTGGAGGGTGAGAATGCTGAGTCCtgttccttatttctctcccaCCTACGTCAGCACGCGACACCACAGCCGGGTCTGCTGGTTATATCGGACAGGCATAACGGCATCAAGGCCGCGCTTGAGGCTCCCGACGGAGGCTGGTTACCTCCAGCTGCATACCGGGCATTCTGCATTCGACATGTAGTGGCAAATTTTGCCCTAACCTTCAAGGGCAAAGACGCAAGGAGGCTTCTTGTCAATGCGACGTACGCAAAGACCGAGGTAGAGTTCGATTACTGGTTTGATATTCTGCGGTCTGAAGACCCGGCGATGTGTGACTGGGCGAACCGGATTGAGTATTCCTTGTGGACACAACATCGTGATGAGGGGAGGAGATTCGGACACATGACAACGAATATCTCTGAGTGTGTGAACTTAATCCTAAAGGGTGTCAGAAACCTCCCTGTGTGCTCGCTGGTGAAGGCAACATTCGGAAGACTGCCAGAACTATTTGTTCGCAAGGGGAGAGAGGCTGAGGCCCAGCTCAGAACCGGACAACAATTCAGTCAGCACTTGGTGACTTGTATCGAGGCCAACTTGAAGACGGCGAGGTGCTTCACGGTGACCTTGTACGACAAGGATAACTCGGAGTTCACCGTCGCAGAGACGACTCCGACTGGTTCTTTCTCACTGGGTAGCTACAGAGTCTCGCTTACATCTCAGACATGTAACTGCGGATACTTCCAGGCACTTCATTTCCCAGGTGTATCGTCTTAGTTCGGTGTTCAGTGTGTATCGGATGGGATTCACACCTCCCATTCCAGAGGGTTTCTGGCCACCATATGACGGGCCGACTGTAATCCCGGACCCTAACAAGGTCGTCCGAGGTCCACTAGGATACGGACCAACATGGACGAGGCAGATCCGAACCGGCCAAAGAGATGTGGCCTTTGTCGGCAACCCGGACACACACGTCGGAGTTGCCCACAAGTCAGAGGGCCAAAGCATACAGGGGGACATGAGTAGGTGTATTGTTAGCTTTGGTACTTTGTTTATTTCACTTTAGTGTTTAGATTCCACTGTTATAGGTTTTCTTACTTGTTGTTGTTAACTGATAGAGTTTGTTAATATTAATGCGATGTACTGTGCATCAGATCTTACTTAATGAATATGTTCCGTTTTCGGAGTTTTGTACGAAATGTCTGTTGAATTCACAACGCAATAAATAAATCTACAAATTAAACTAATACATGATGCGAAAAATATGCTAGTAACTGAAATTTCATAAACTTTGAACAACCATTTTCAAAGTAGAATATCATGATTTGTccacaacatatatataaaactcAGCTCCTTTATAGTTCGAACCAGCCTAGTTCGAATTACAATTTGAGTAATTCGAATTACGTTGCATGGCGTGTATGAGAGGAGTTCGAATCagcttgattcgaattataaaTGGAGTAATTCGAATTGGCCCAATTCGATTTATGCTTAGTTTAGGCTTCATAGTAATTTGAATTGCCTCAATTCGAATTACATTCAATCCAGGTTCAAAATAGTGTGATTCGAACTACATATATTTGTGCATTGGTTGATTGGTGAAACAGATTTTGTTTTGGCTGATTTACGTAAATTCTTTCTCCCCATGGCTTATTCTTGTTTTTTaccctatatttatatataaatatatgttatttattttatttttaatatatattttaaattttaatatatattttatattgaggACTAATTTGATAGTTGATTTTTGtgtattaaagtaataaaaatgattaataattaattaactaattattaaaaattaaaataatgtacaaaaaatatttataatttcattcatatttataattttaactatCAAATGGAATTTTTTTACTCCACacgtttgttttgtttttgtttttgtttttggttttttttcccAGTTTTTCAACTACGAACCATTATTGAGTCCATGCATGTCTGGATGTGGCTGCTGCTTCTGCCGGTCAAGAATTAATTAATGGGGGCGTAGTATACGTACGTTATTGTCATGAAAATGGTGTTTATTATAGTTAGAATTCAGAATTTGTCTTAAAACATctttttgatttgatttccttCTCAACTGATAATAATATGCATCCACTACTAGTCTTCATCAATCATCTGCTCACCCATTTTTAATGCTAAGCTGCTACTTACAGATACtaatattaattagtaataactTAAAAGTAAATGACATATAAGATAGATACTTTTGTAGTTATCAACAAGACTCTCCTATTAATAATCTtctttaaccttttttttttttggttattgatggttttaacttttaagtttAAGGAGTAGTAATATAATATCACATGATACTGCATTATTCTTAATTAGAAAGGTTAAATAGattgatatttaaaataataaaaaagaaaatataaagaaaggAAAAGTAGGGAAAATTGATAATAGGATAGCGATGACAGTTGTAAGTGAATAAAGGACAGGGCATAAGAGTATTTTGTCGGCTAAGGTGTCGTTTACTTATTCATGTTACCGCTGCCTCCTCTCTTAGGTTAATTTGGTTTAATTGATGCCAATTACTTCtataatttttagaaataaaaaaataagtatacGCCTATTTGACATTTGAaatatttgaatataaaatataatgttcaaattaaatattaaatacttaatttacaaacaaatttattatatattaatacataaaaataataatttattctgtaatttaaaaaataacccacaattttgttaattgattcATGTGAATGGTTAATGGTTTGGGTGGGTTTGTATGGTATGTGCGCAGTGCGCTCCCGGACCCAATAATATTCCCTCCAACACGTGATCTTCCTCCCTCCCCCAATGttccttctttttcaattatttaaccttttcttcttcttcacattcACATTCCCAACATTACATTTTCATTCTACATTTATACAATTCGATTGTACGCTATAATAAATTTGTAAAGTTGTATGGACTATGGAGGAAGCACAGCCAAAGTAAACGACGAGTTTCACAGTGTCGTTTACATAGCTTGCTTATGTTTAGTGGAAAGAGAAGCTACTTTATTGTTAACCACTCTCTCAATAGTCAATTCTCAGTGCTAGTCCAAGTCGCAAcacgaaatttttttattttcgtgtTAATATttgtagtaaaaaaaaaattaagcaatattaatttaaaaaaagtaaaccaaaattatataaaaaatttgcattgcagacaaaaataactttaaaaaatactaacaataaataaatttttgaaaaatttaaaaatacgataaaaaaattaaatattaaatatatattttaaaaaaatttcaaagNNNNNNNNNNNNNNNNataattattaaaaaaataatttttttattcttaaaatttgttaatttaatgtcaaataattttttttaaaattttttttatcgtgAACTAtcacatttttttgaaaatctagATACCAAATATTGTTCTGAATATTTTTGTAGatcttctaaatatttattcaaataatggcacaaaatttagattaaataAATAAGCCTTTTgctaaatacaaaatttttttagtcatttataaaaaatataataattattaattatttttgtcacattttttaaatcattcaataattattttatcaataaaatttttcataaatttttttatcagtaGTTGAATtatttcaaatatcaaattagTAANNNNNNNNNNNNNNNNNNNNNNNNNNNNNNNNNNNNNNNNNNNNNNNNNNNNNNNNNNNNNNNNNNNNNNNNNNNNNNNNNNNNNNNNNNNNNNNNNNNNNNNNNNNNNNNNNNNNNNNNNNNNNNNNNNNNNNNNNNNNNNNNNNNNNNNNNNNNNNNNNNNNNNNNNNNNNNNNNNNNNNNNNNNAGTCATCAATTTCAATTAATACTATAACAGATTATTAAATAAATCTAATATAAAATCTACTAACatgaatttttattaaatttagattttaattttttaattaagttttagatatttttattttaaaatttttaaatattttttatattaatattaactgCAATATTAATTATACATTGTTGgctcttattttttaaataaatttagtattcttttggagatt is part of the Arachis duranensis cultivar V14167 chromosome 1, aradu.V14167.gnm2.J7QH, whole genome shotgun sequence genome and encodes:
- the LOC107492729 gene encoding uncharacterized protein LOC107492729; amino-acid sequence: MASEESFVVLVHHRRLIKRKTRSGVKFTDKDSLCIIMRPTVRYDDLVSTVLMKLGLDGMKRIKKFFYRILITVLQATVKYDCFTIRSDEDLKVMFQCRCQFPKVRTPELLAKLVDVVSNSGDSNWNTTTLATVAGSNSRPAVASTSVPAYEPPIQLVPPLPSLLISTCAAPGGVGEKFLDDPEDDDVEPDMIDDDSGDDIGASDSAGAGGGSSFGTQ
- the LOC107492735 gene encoding uncharacterized protein LOC107492735 — translated: MDLSLIDRNFMWFKDRSCSRIDRVLVNIEWTEKFPDMRLKGGPRGLSDHYPLIVELTRVRGGPRPFRSLDSWFTHEGFLRVVKNEWRNLGDAQFTCKLKALTVPLRKWHKDNFGDMDKRLMMFEEEIKRLDNMVSDCIYDGTTKARRKALVSFCEKWYVRKEIHSKQISRSQYARNINKNTKYFDNIASARRRNNRIDTLMIGGRLVRNQARIKVAIRGFYKDLYRQKYALRIGVRDGLVKKIDGAEAEALGVLPSVEEIREAVWDCESSKTPGSDGYNMNFIKQCGEDIGQEFTAAVMGFFQSAKLPTDANVMWVTLAPKFVGSKEIKDFQPISMVGCVYNVILKVLVRRMRSVMSGLVGETQSSFVKGRKIHDSALIAYETVQWLKTQRKKAAIIKLDF
- the LOC107492720 gene encoding uncharacterized protein LOC107492720 → MVRADASVSIKVLLNATTADFGFRPTYVRVWLAKQKAVALIYGDWDESYNELPRWVLRVQLTMPGTVAVLRTSPVRVGRQLDESRAYFHRLFWTFPPCIEAFRHCKPLVSIDSTHLYGKYGRTLLVAIAQDGNSNILPVAFALVEGENAESCSLFLSHLRQHATPQPGLLVISDRHNGIKAALEAPDGGWLPPAAYRAFCIRHVVANFALTFKGKDARRLLVNATYAKTEVEFDYWFDILRSEDPAMCDWANRIEYSLWTQHRDEGRRFGHMTTNISECVNLILKGVRNLPVCSLVKATFGRLPELFVRKGREAEAQLRTGQQFSQHLVTCIEANLKTARCFTVTLYDKDNSEFTVAETTPTGSFSLGSYRVSLTSQTCNCGYFQALHFPGVSS